From Streptomyces sp. NBC_01754, a single genomic window includes:
- the leuS gene encoding leucine--tRNA ligase — protein sequence MSETNTAAEVAAPHRYTAAMAADIEARWQDFWDAEGTYEAPNPTGDLAGDPALAARPKKFIMDMFPYPSGSGLHVGHPLGYIATDVYARHQRMTGHNVLHTLGFDAFGLPAEQYAVQTGTHPRASTEANMENMKAQLRRLGLGHDKRRSFATIDAEYYKWTQWIFLQIFNSWYDTEAGRARPIADLVAQFENGERATPDGRAWTALDAVERAELLGGYRLAYASDAPVNWSPGLGTVLANEEVTADGRSERGNFPVFKAKLRQWNMRITAYADRLLDDLDGLDWPEAIKLQQRNWIGRSEGARVDFPVDGAGDITVFTTRQDTLFGATYMVLAPEHDLVERITPAAWPEGTHPVWTGGHASPAEAVAAYRKQAAAKSDVERQAEAKDKTGVFTGAYATNPVSGEKAPVFIADYVLMGYGTGAIMAVPAHDARDFAFARAFELPMRCVVEPSDGRGTDPSTWEDAFSSYEAKLVNSANDEVSLDGLGVVDAKARITEWLRARGVGEGTVNFRLRDWLFSRQRYWGEPFPIVYDEEGIAHPLPESMLPLELPEVEDYSPRTFDPDDADTQPETPLSRNADWVNVTLDLGDGPKKYRRETNTMPNWAGSCWYELRYLDPNNERRLVDPEVERYWMGPREGQPAGGVDLYIGGAEHAVLHLLYARFWSKVLHDLGHISSSEPFHKLYNQGMIQAFVYRDSRGIAVPAAEVEERDGAYYHQGEKVSRVLGKMGKSLKNAVTPDEICGEYGADTLRLYEMAMGPLDVSRPWDTRAVVGQFRLLQRLWRNVVDEETGEVTVVDTEPDEGTLRALHKAIDGVGQDMAHMRFNTAIAKVTELNNHLTKANGPLARSVAERLVLLVAPLAPHVAEELWRRLGHTGSVVHQDFPVADPAYAVDEAVTCVVQVKGKVRARLEISPSISDEELEALALADENVVAALGGAGVRKVIVRAPKLVNIVPA from the coding sequence ATGAGCGAGACGAACACCGCGGCCGAGGTGGCCGCGCCGCACCGCTATACGGCAGCGATGGCCGCCGACATCGAGGCACGCTGGCAGGACTTCTGGGACGCCGAGGGCACCTACGAGGCGCCGAACCCGACCGGTGACCTGGCCGGTGATCCGGCACTGGCCGCCAGGCCCAAGAAGTTCATCATGGACATGTTCCCCTATCCGTCGGGTTCGGGCCTGCACGTCGGTCACCCGCTGGGGTACATCGCCACCGACGTCTACGCCCGCCACCAGCGGATGACCGGCCACAACGTTCTGCACACCCTGGGATTCGACGCCTTCGGCCTGCCGGCGGAGCAGTACGCGGTCCAGACGGGAACCCACCCGCGGGCCTCGACCGAGGCCAACATGGAGAACATGAAGGCGCAGCTGCGCCGGCTGGGACTGGGCCACGACAAGCGCCGCTCCTTCGCGACCATCGACGCGGAGTACTACAAGTGGACCCAGTGGATCTTCCTGCAGATCTTCAACTCCTGGTACGACACCGAGGCAGGCCGGGCCCGTCCGATCGCCGACCTGGTCGCCCAGTTCGAGAACGGTGAGCGCGCCACCCCGGACGGCCGGGCATGGACCGCGCTGGACGCCGTCGAGCGCGCGGAACTGCTGGGCGGGTACCGCCTGGCGTACGCCTCGGACGCGCCCGTCAACTGGTCTCCCGGGCTGGGCACCGTGCTGGCCAACGAGGAGGTCACGGCCGACGGCCGTTCCGAGCGGGGCAATTTCCCGGTCTTCAAGGCCAAGCTGCGCCAGTGGAACATGCGCATCACTGCCTACGCCGACCGCCTGCTGGACGACCTGGACGGCCTGGACTGGCCCGAGGCCATCAAGCTCCAGCAGCGCAACTGGATCGGGCGTTCCGAGGGGGCGCGCGTCGACTTCCCGGTTGACGGAGCCGGCGACATCACCGTTTTCACCACCCGGCAGGACACCCTGTTCGGCGCCACCTACATGGTTCTGGCGCCCGAGCACGATCTGGTGGAGCGGATCACCCCGGCCGCCTGGCCCGAGGGCACCCACCCGGTGTGGACGGGCGGGCACGCCTCCCCGGCCGAGGCCGTCGCCGCGTACCGCAAGCAGGCCGCGGCCAAGTCCGACGTGGAGCGCCAGGCGGAGGCCAAGGACAAGACCGGTGTCTTCACCGGCGCGTACGCCACCAACCCGGTCAGCGGCGAGAAGGCGCCGGTCTTCATCGCCGACTACGTGCTGATGGGCTACGGCACCGGCGCGATCATGGCCGTACCGGCGCACGACGCGCGCGACTTCGCGTTCGCGCGCGCCTTCGAGCTGCCGATGCGCTGTGTCGTCGAGCCGTCGGACGGCCGCGGCACGGATCCCTCGACGTGGGAGGACGCCTTCTCCTCGTACGAGGCGAAGCTGGTCAACTCCGCGAACGACGAGGTCTCCCTGGACGGCCTGGGCGTCGTCGACGCCAAGGCGAGGATCACCGAGTGGCTGCGGGCGCGTGGTGTCGGCGAGGGCACCGTCAACTTCCGGCTGCGCGACTGGCTGTTCAGCCGGCAGCGCTACTGGGGTGAGCCGTTCCCGATCGTGTACGACGAGGAGGGCATCGCCCATCCGCTGCCCGAGTCGATGCTGCCCCTGGAGCTGCCCGAGGTCGAGGACTACTCGCCCCGCACCTTCGACCCGGACGACGCCGACACCCAGCCCGAGACCCCGCTGTCCCGGAACGCCGACTGGGTCAACGTCACCCTGGACCTGGGCGACGGGCCGAAGAAGTACCGCCGCGAGACCAACACCATGCCCAACTGGGCCGGTTCGTGCTGGTACGAGCTGCGCTACCTGGACCCGAACAACGAGCGGCGGCTGGTCGACCCGGAGGTCGAGCGGTACTGGATGGGCCCGCGGGAGGGACAGCCCGCCGGTGGTGTCGACCTGTACATCGGCGGTGCCGAGCACGCCGTCCTGCACCTGCTGTACGCCCGTTTCTGGTCCAAGGTGCTGCACGACCTGGGCCACATCTCGTCCTCGGAGCCGTTCCACAAGCTGTACAACCAGGGCATGATCCAGGCCTTCGTCTACCGGGACAGCCGGGGGATCGCCGTCCCGGCGGCCGAGGTCGAGGAGCGCGACGGCGCGTACTACCACCAGGGCGAGAAGGTCAGCCGCGTCCTGGGGAAGATGGGCAAGTCCCTGAAGAACGCGGTCACGCCCGACGAGATCTGCGGGGAGTACGGGGCCGACACGCTGCGGCTGTACGAGATGGCCATGGGGCCGCTGGACGTCTCACGCCCGTGGGACACGCGCGCGGTCGTCGGTCAGTTCCGGCTGCTCCAGCGGCTGTGGCGCAATGTCGTCGACGAGGAGACGGGCGAGGTCACCGTCGTCGACACCGAGCCCGACGAGGGCACGCTGCGGGCGCTGCACAAGGCGATCGACGGCGTCGGCCAGGACATGGCCCATATGCGCTTCAACACGGCCATCGCCAAGGTCACCGAGCTGAACAACCACCTGACCAAGGCGAACGGTCCGCTGGCGCGGTCGGTCGCGGAGCGGCTGGTGCTGCTGGTCGCGCCACTGGCCCCGCACGTGGCGGAGGAGCTGTGGCGCCGACTGGGCCACACCGGCTCCGTGGTGCACCAGGACTTCCCGGTCGCCGACCCGGCGTATGCCGTGGACGAGGCTGTGACCTGCGTGGTGCAGGTCAAGGGCAAGGTCCGGGCACGCCTGGAGATCTCCCCGTCGATCTCGGACGAGGAACTCGAGGCGCTGGCCCTGGCCGACGAGAACGTCGTCGCGGCCCTGGGCGGAGCCGGGGTCCGCAAGGTGATCGTGCGGGCGCCGAAGCTGGTCAACATCGTCCCCGCGTAA